The proteins below come from a single Longimicrobium sp. genomic window:
- a CDS encoding methyltransferase domain-containing protein, with protein MTSLPRATGDELMDEPGQDAAELARSLADLRGVNRWLGGTRIVLHHLSRLIARDADRTWRILDVGTGSADIPLAIARWARARGVAVELVATDLHPTTLDVARTRIAGHPNLRAEAADALDLRYPDASFDVVLCSTALHHFNERDDVLRVLREMDRVARVGGIVNDLRRSRPALVGANLLAATVWRTHPVTRHDGPLSVRRSFTPAELRELAAAAGLRGARVHAHVPFRVALVWEAGG; from the coding sequence AGCCCGGCCAGGACGCCGCGGAGCTGGCCCGCAGCCTCGCGGACCTGCGAGGCGTCAACCGTTGGCTGGGAGGGACGCGTATCGTCCTCCACCACCTCTCGCGGCTGATCGCGCGCGACGCGGATCGAACCTGGCGCATCTTGGACGTGGGTACCGGCTCGGCCGACATTCCACTCGCCATCGCCCGCTGGGCCCGGGCACGGGGCGTAGCGGTGGAATTAGTGGCGACGGACCTTCATCCCACGACGCTGGACGTGGCCCGCACGCGGATCGCCGGGCATCCCAACCTGCGCGCCGAAGCGGCGGATGCGCTGGACCTGCGCTACCCCGACGCGTCGTTCGATGTCGTCCTCTGCTCCACCGCACTCCATCACTTCAACGAGCGTGATGATGTTCTCCGCGTGCTGCGGGAGATGGACCGCGTGGCGCGCGTGGGCGGCATCGTGAACGATCTCCGGCGGTCGCGCCCGGCGCTCGTGGGGGCGAACCTGCTCGCCGCCACCGTCTGGCGTACGCACCCCGTGACGCGGCACGACGGCCCGCTCTCCGTCCGCCGCTCCTTCACGCCCGCGGAGCTGCGCGAACTCGCGGCGGCCGCGGGGCTGCGCGGCGCACGCGTGCACGCCCACGTGCCGTTTCGCGTGGCACTCGTGTGGGAAGCGGGAGGCTGA